From a region of the Marasmius oreades isolate 03SP1 chromosome 7, whole genome shotgun sequence genome:
- a CDS encoding uncharacterized protein (CAZy:GT22) yields the protein MSFVLDALIIAAGWIHVALAPYTKVEESFNLHAIHDILMYGISPANLHKYDHFTFPGAVPRTFIGSIILAWASSPVIRSAQSLGLLSSKFDMQIIARLVLASSNALGLCCIRHAVSRRFGRLTGLLFTLITISQFHIPFWMGRTLPNMFALLPVNLATYLLLDRAPNALNPSPRNVYTAISLLTFAGVVYRAELALLLAPISLQALYQGSCSLTGLAKCGIITGAVSIALTASVDTYFWQSPNPLWPELSGLYFNVIQGKSSEWGTSPAYTYFLSYLPKLLLTALPLSGIAFVFDHRIRPVLLPYIAFIFLISGLGHKEWRFIVYVVPVFNVAAARTARWMVSRRKSSFMGRFYFMAAWIMILANIALTAVTTLASIHNYPGGVALNNFNNYITKNYQNTAPHVHISNLAAQTGASLFLQTHAPPFIEGSGRPSAWTTYNKTEGLTVKSLGSSKHFTHIISEVPLEEFGWINKSKWKEVGVVYGFERWVIDRRILRGNEGIWDVMTKLGGVVTMARSGRLWISERKY from the exons GTATGGCATTAGTCCAGCAAATCTTCATAAA TACGACCATTTCACTTTTCCAGGGGCAGTTCCACGTACTTTCATCGGAAGTATAATACTTGCATGGGCCTCTTCCCCGGTCATACGAAGTGCTCAATCTCTGGGTTTATTGTCGTCCAAATTTGACATGCAAATTATTG CGAGACTCGTACTTGCTTCATCCAATGCCCTGGGCCTCTGTTGCATTCGACATGCGGTTTCTCGACGTTTTGGTCGACTTACCGGGCTTTTATTCACTTTGATAACAATATCTCAGTTTCATATTCCGTTCTGGATGGGACGAACGCTTCCGAACATGTTTGCATTACTTCCAG TAAATTTGGCAACGTACTTGCTGCTTGATCGTGCTCCGAACGCATTGAACCCGTCGCCCCGAAATGTTTATACCGCCATATCTCTTTTGACCTTCGCTGGCGTTGTATATCGGGCGGAGTTGGCTCTTCTTCTCGCCCCCATCTCTCTTCAGGCTTTGTACCAGGGGAGCTGTAGCCTCACTGGTCTTGCTAAATGCGGTATCATAACAGGAGCAGTATCGATAG CTCTTACAGCTTCTGTGGATACCTACTTCTGGCAATCGCCAAACCCGCTGTGGCCTGAATTGTCTGGTCTCTATTTCAACGTTATACAAGGCAAAAGCTCAGAATGGGGC ACGTCACCGGCTTACACCTACTTCCTTTCATACCTCCCCAAGCTACTGCTtactgcgcttcctctgtcCGGAATAGCTTTCGTCTTTGATCACCGTATTCGGCCGGTGCTCTTACCTTACATCGCATTCATATTCTTGATCAGTGGATTAGGCCACAAAGAGTGGCGATTCATCGTCTATGTCGTGCCTGTATTCAACGTTGCAGCCGCAAGAACGGCTAGATGGAT GGTTTCGCGAAGAAAATCCTCTTTTATGGGCAGATTTTATTTCATGGCTGCGTGGATCATGATCCTGGCGAATATAGCTCTAACTGCTGTGACTACTTTGGCATCCATTCACAATTACCCGGGCGGTGTCGCTTTAAACAATTTCAACAACTATATTACTAAGAATTACCAAAACACGG CTCCACACGTCCATATTTCGAATCTAGCTGCACAAACGGGTGCTTCGCTATTCCTTCAAACACACGCACCGCCTTTCATTGAAGGCTCCGGTCGCCCTTCTGCTTGGACGACATATAACAAGACAGAGGGGTTGACAGTTAAATCGCTGGGTTCTTCGAAACACTTTACACATATCATATCGGAAGTTCCTCTTGAAGAGTTCGGTTGGATAAATAAGAGtaaatggaaggaagttgGGGTAGTCTATGGATTCGAACGATGGGTTATTGACCGGCGGATCCTTCGGGGTAATGAGGGTATATGGGATGTCATGACCAAACTTGGGGGTGTGGTGACGATGGCGAGAAGTGGTAGATTGTGGATTTCGGAACGGAAGTATTAG